Proteins found in one Subtercola endophyticus genomic segment:
- a CDS encoding glycosyltransferase 87 family protein: MPDTRDPSADAQPAGEPHSSPHAAPRTATPRLPHARAFTALTALVLAVMAALTVLSVSTLGFFDPSDAGGIVWYTIALWLLFVAVALLLRRVPRRAAIVLIIAGSAVLSGAALAGPPNTSTDSARYALDGMVQNEGVSPYTYVPADDALAQFRTTWLFVPAVNDSAGHPQCPTSPRIERSVSLPSFQVICTVINRPQVHTIYPPGAELYFAGVRFWVPTTAEYWPFQLTGALISVGISIVLVLALLRRRMDARWAALWAFSPFVATEAVTNSHVDALAALLLLLATLFVARGSAPGAVRDPGALTPAASTSRAATARTARTIVGGVVLGLSIAVKLVPVIGAPALLRRHPLKVAIPAMLTFAVLYVPYVLATGIAVIGFLPGYLAEEGYDDGSRFALLSIVAPGPVAIVLAGILLLVTAVLVWRRTDPENPWLGQVVMIGTTMLVVTPHYSWYALLLVPFVVLSRRWEWMAVPAALTAQLLVPTLAVARVSFALAIVVVLAGLGYRTYYRRVYRT; encoded by the coding sequence GTGCCAGATACCCGCGATCCGAGCGCCGACGCTCAGCCTGCGGGCGAGCCGCACAGCAGCCCCCACGCCGCCCCCCGCACTGCTACACCGCGGCTGCCGCACGCTCGGGCCTTCACCGCGCTGACGGCGCTCGTGCTCGCCGTCATGGCAGCACTCACGGTTCTCTCGGTCTCGACGCTCGGGTTCTTCGATCCTTCCGACGCCGGCGGAATCGTCTGGTACACGATCGCCCTGTGGCTGCTGTTCGTCGCTGTTGCACTTCTGCTGCGCCGAGTTCCGAGGCGAGCAGCCATCGTGCTCATCATCGCCGGGTCGGCCGTGCTCTCGGGCGCCGCGCTGGCCGGTCCGCCGAACACCAGCACCGATTCCGCGCGGTACGCGCTCGACGGCATGGTGCAGAACGAGGGCGTCTCGCCCTACACGTACGTTCCGGCCGACGACGCGCTGGCGCAGTTTCGCACGACCTGGCTGTTCGTTCCCGCCGTGAACGACAGCGCCGGGCATCCGCAGTGCCCTACCAGCCCGCGCATCGAGCGCTCGGTCTCGCTGCCGTCGTTCCAGGTCATCTGCACAGTCATCAACCGCCCGCAGGTGCACACGATCTACCCGCCCGGTGCCGAACTGTACTTCGCCGGAGTGCGGTTCTGGGTGCCGACCACCGCGGAGTACTGGCCGTTTCAGCTCACCGGCGCGCTGATCTCGGTGGGCATCAGCATCGTGCTCGTGCTCGCTCTGCTGCGCCGGCGAATGGATGCCCGCTGGGCCGCCCTCTGGGCCTTCAGCCCCTTCGTGGCGACCGAGGCCGTCACGAACTCCCACGTCGATGCCCTGGCGGCGTTGTTGCTCTTGCTCGCCACGCTGTTCGTCGCGCGAGGATCGGCGCCCGGCGCGGTGCGCGACCCCGGCGCCCTCACACCCGCGGCCTCCACCTCTCGCGCAGCCACAGCACGCACAGCACGCACCATCGTCGGCGGCGTGGTGCTCGGCCTGTCGATCGCGGTGAAGCTCGTGCCGGTGATCGGCGCCCCCGCGCTGCTGCGCCGGCATCCGCTGAAGGTCGCCATTCCCGCCATGCTGACCTTCGCGGTGTTGTACGTGCCCTACGTTCTCGCCACCGGAATCGCCGTGATCGGCTTTCTGCCCGGCTACCTCGCCGAAGAGGGTTACGACGACGGCAGCCGGTTCGCGCTGCTCTCGATCGTTGCACCGGGGCCGGTCGCCATCGTGCTGGCGGGCATCCTGCTGCTCGTGACCGCCGTGCTGGTGTGGCGGCGCACCGACCCCGAGAACCCCTGGCTCGGCCAGGTCGTCATGATCGGCACCACGATGCTCGTCGTGACCCCGCACTACTCGTGGTACGCCTTGCTGCTCGTTCCGTTCGTCGTGCTCAGCCGGCGGTGGGAGTGGATGGCCGTTCCGGCTGCCCTCACGGCCCAGCTTCTTGTTCCCACGCTCGCCGTCGCGCGAGTCTCCTTCGCCCTGGCCATCGTTGTAGTGCTCGCCGGCCTCGGCTATCGCACCTATTACCGTCGGGTCTATCGAACCTGA
- a CDS encoding molybdopterin-dependent oxidoreductase codes for MQQQPVRRLLLNMQRAVAAPTRNPRLAVVLGRLLATAFLICFATGLYSHFLQQPLPWMRFPTWPANLYQVTQGIHITAGIACFPLIFGKLYTVFPNLFQTPPVTGLKGLLERGSIALFVGASLVEIVIGLLNTYQFYPWPFGFRETHFALSFVIIGSLAIHIGVKLPIIATYWRKRDGYAPALAQSAEEQALVDAPLIDAVPPALQAAPGVRQAAGLTGRLFRWIDSTPSLDDVAPEDVAPEEVVAEEVVPEEVALSETAPADGIDPDLQSDATEPQSRASVSRRAFLITIGASVAAVVLLTAGQSFAFLRPFNVFAPREKGIGPNQLPINRTAAAAQVTKTAVDPAWVLTVSNGSRSQTFSRASLLALPQTTVDLPISCVEGWSQMATWSGVRLQSLVAMVGASPDSALTLTSLEKEGGYRVTQMGSEYVSDPTTLVALTLNGETLDIDHGFPARMIAPGRPGVLQTKWLSSLEVTS; via the coding sequence ATGCAGCAACAGCCTGTGCGACGTCTGCTTCTGAACATGCAGCGGGCGGTCGCAGCCCCCACGCGTAACCCTCGGCTCGCCGTGGTGCTCGGCCGACTTCTCGCGACGGCATTTCTGATCTGCTTCGCCACGGGGCTCTACAGCCACTTCTTGCAGCAGCCGCTGCCGTGGATGCGCTTTCCCACGTGGCCGGCGAACCTCTACCAGGTGACGCAGGGCATCCACATCACCGCGGGCATCGCGTGTTTTCCGCTGATCTTCGGCAAGCTGTACACCGTCTTTCCGAACCTCTTTCAGACGCCGCCAGTAACGGGGCTCAAGGGCCTGCTCGAGCGCGGGTCGATCGCGCTGTTCGTCGGAGCCTCGCTCGTCGAGATCGTGATCGGGCTGCTCAATACGTACCAGTTCTACCCGTGGCCGTTCGGGTTTCGCGAGACGCACTTTGCGCTCTCGTTCGTCATCATCGGGTCGCTGGCCATTCACATCGGGGTGAAGCTGCCCATCATCGCGACGTACTGGCGCAAGCGCGACGGGTACGCGCCGGCTCTCGCGCAGTCAGCCGAAGAGCAGGCGCTGGTGGATGCTCCGCTCATCGACGCCGTACCGCCGGCCCTGCAGGCGGCACCCGGTGTGCGGCAGGCCGCGGGCCTCACCGGGCGGCTGTTCCGCTGGATCGACTCGACGCCGTCGCTGGATGACGTTGCGCCCGAAGACGTTGCGCCCGAAGAGGTGGTGGCCGAAGAGGTGGTGCCCGAAGAGGTGGCGCTCAGCGAGACAGCGCCGGCCGACGGCATCGACCCCGATCTGCAATCGGATGCGACGGAGCCCCAGTCGCGGGCATCCGTCAGCCGACGTGCGTTTCTGATCACGATCGGTGCGTCGGTGGCTGCAGTCGTTCTGCTCACCGCCGGTCAGTCGTTCGCTTTTCTGCGCCCGTTCAACGTGTTCGCGCCGCGCGAGAAGGGCATCGGCCCGAACCAGTTGCCGATCAACCGCACGGCGGCGGCGGCGCAGGTCACGAAGACGGCCGTCGATCCCGCGTGGGTGCTGACCGTGTCGAACGGGTCGCGCTCGCAGACGTTCTCGCGGGCATCCCTGCTCGCCCTGCCGCAGACCACGGTCGACCTGCCTATCTCGTGCGTGGAGGGGTGGAGCCAGATGGCGACGTGGAGCGGCGTGCGCCTGCAGAGTCTCGTCGCCATGGTCGGGGCGAGCCCTGACTCGGCGCTCACCCTGACGAGCCTCGAGAAAGAGGGCGGTTACCGTGTCACGCAGATGGGCTCGGAGTACGTCAGCGACCCCACGACTCTCGTTGCTCTCACGCTC